The following are encoded together in the Ezakiella massiliensis genome:
- a CDS encoding type II secretion system protein, protein MKRKKLKGFTLIELVIVLVIISILLAVAIPSINKYKEKAQSTADNMNMLALKEAATMYCIENGWDNKTELSKEDLAPFLESSLDDSDSKDKAKKLLDSYSVSIQDKKVIVKKK, encoded by the coding sequence ATGAAAAGAAAAAAATTAAAAGGCTTTACTCTGATTGAGCTTGTTATTGTTCTAGTTATTATTTCTATTTTACTTGCCGTAGCTATTCCGTCTATAAATAAGTATAAGGAAAAAGCTCAAAGCACTGCTGATAACATGAATATGCTTGCTTTAAAAGAGGCGGCTACAATGTATTGTATTGAAAATGGATGGGACAATAAAACTGAATTAAGCAAAGAGGACCTGGCTCCGTTTTTAGAAAGTTCACTTGATGACAGCGACTCTAAGGATAAGGCTAAAAAACTTTTAGACTCATATTCTGTTTCAATTCAGGATAAGAAAGTCATTGTTAAGAAAAAATAG
- a CDS encoding cation-translocating P-type ATPase translates to MYHNQRSIDVLKELDSMATDGLSSSEAKQRLEKYGLNEFQDKKRKTFLQKFIDQFKDFMIIILIAAAIISIAAGERVDAIVILAIVILNAFLSIYQEGQAEKSLESLKQMSAPEAKVIRDGKKTVVPARELVPGDIVILEAGDIIPADLRLFTSSNLKVDESSLTGESVAVEKNSEAILDNNATLGDRVNMAYMSTIVTYGRGKGVVVGTSHDTEIGKIATMIEEIEDDLTPLQNKLDKLGKKLGILTIIICAIVFALGLIQKREVIDMLLVSVSLAVAAIPEGLPAIVTIVLAIGMGRMVKKNAIVKKLLAVETLGSTTYICSDKTGTLTQNEMTVKKVYSDGKFYDVTGIGYEPEGQILNQGNELTHDELNNLKALLYACILNNDANLLENNNIYTIMGDPTEGALITFAGKAGFLEDEVEAEQPRIDEIPFDSDRKMMSTFHEVDDRIIQYTKGAPDIVLSNCKYIYIDGEFKEITDEHRVDILKANSTFASDALRVLGFAIKIINKDDFKNTDKNEENLIFVGLTGMIDPPRTEAMQAIEECKRAGIHTVMITGDHRETAFQIAKELGICENHNETISGSELSTIADSEYNELVKRIKVYSRVSPEQKVKIVNALRENGEIVAMTGDGVNDALAIKRADIGISMGITGTDVAKNTADMVLTDDNFASIVNAVEEGRIIFANIQKFVAFLLSCNIGEILIVFFAMLLGMEEPLKPIHLLWLNLVTDSLPALALGVEPGEPGIMDEKPRSKDDPIITKKMGVAIVLQSLAITVASLLAFYCATKLYPESITHSRTIVFATLITSELLRAFSSRSFDRPIWKIGIKSNMKMVYAILISFSMLIAVLYIPFLHDIFDTFQLGFKDWEIVLSFAFIPFIIGELVKVFRNVK, encoded by the coding sequence ATGTATCACAATCAAAGGTCTATTGATGTTCTAAAAGAGCTAGATTCTATGGCAACTGATGGTTTAAGTTCAAGTGAAGCCAAGCAAAGACTAGAGAAATATGGCTTAAATGAATTTCAAGACAAAAAAAGAAAAACTTTTCTTCAAAAATTTATTGATCAGTTTAAAGATTTTATGATCATTATACTTATTGCTGCAGCTATAATTTCAATTGCTGCTGGAGAAAGGGTTGACGCAATTGTTATTTTGGCAATTGTAATATTAAATGCTTTTCTTTCTATTTACCAAGAAGGTCAAGCGGAAAAATCTTTAGAAAGTTTAAAGCAAATGAGCGCACCTGAGGCTAAAGTCATAAGAGATGGCAAAAAAACAGTAGTCCCAGCAAGAGAATTAGTCCCAGGGGATATTGTTATCTTAGAAGCTGGGGATATTATACCAGCGGACTTGAGATTATTTACTTCTAGTAATTTAAAAGTGGATGAATCAAGTCTAACCGGAGAGAGCGTTGCAGTTGAAAAAAATTCTGAAGCTATTTTAGATAACAATGCTACACTTGGTGATAGGGTAAATATGGCTTATATGTCTACAATTGTAACTTACGGAAGAGGTAAGGGTGTTGTAGTAGGTACAAGTCATGATACTGAAATTGGGAAAATTGCGACTATGATTGAAGAGATTGAAGATGACTTAACCCCTCTTCAAAATAAGTTGGATAAGCTTGGCAAGAAACTTGGAATTTTAACAATTATTATTTGTGCAATTGTATTTGCCCTAGGCTTAATTCAAAAACGTGAAGTTATTGATATGCTGCTTGTATCTGTTTCACTTGCTGTTGCAGCTATACCTGAAGGATTGCCTGCTATAGTAACAATTGTGCTTGCAATTGGAATGGGCAGGATGGTAAAGAAAAATGCAATAGTTAAAAAACTTCTAGCTGTAGAAACTTTAGGAAGTACAACCTATATTTGCTCTGATAAAACAGGAACTCTTACACAAAATGAAATGACGGTAAAAAAAGTTTACTCAGACGGTAAGTTCTATGATGTCACTGGCATTGGTTATGAACCAGAAGGACAAATTTTAAATCAGGGCAATGAGTTAACTCACGATGAGCTAAACAATCTTAAAGCTCTCTTATATGCATGTATATTAAATAATGATGCAAATTTATTAGAAAACAATAATATTTATACAATTATGGGAGATCCAACAGAGGGTGCCTTAATAACGTTTGCCGGTAAAGCTGGCTTTTTAGAAGATGAGGTTGAAGCTGAACAACCAAGAATTGACGAAATTCCATTTGACTCAGATAGAAAGATGATGTCTACTTTCCATGAGGTTGATGATAGGATTATTCAATATACAAAAGGCGCACCGGATATTGTTTTATCTAATTGTAAATACATTTATATAGATGGTGAATTTAAAGAAATAACAGATGAACACAGAGTGGATATTTTAAAAGCTAATTCAACTTTTGCATCTGATGCACTTAGAGTTCTAGGTTTTGCAATAAAGATTATAAATAAGGATGACTTTAAAAATACAGACAAGAATGAAGAAAATCTAATTTTTGTTGGATTAACAGGAATGATTGATCCACCAAGAACAGAAGCAATGCAAGCTATTGAAGAATGTAAGAGAGCAGGAATTCATACTGTTATGATAACTGGTGACCACAGAGAGACTGCATTCCAAATTGCCAAAGAGCTCGGTATCTGTGAAAATCATAATGAAACAATTTCTGGATCAGAATTATCGACAATAGCAGATTCAGAATACAATGAATTAGTTAAGAGGATTAAGGTATATTCACGTGTAAGTCCAGAGCAAAAAGTAAAAATAGTTAATGCTTTAAGAGAAAATGGAGAGATTGTCGCAATGACAGGTGATGGTGTTAATGATGCCCTTGCAATCAAGAGGGCAGATATTGGTATATCTATGGGCATAACTGGTACAGACGTTGCAAAAAATACAGCGGACATGGTTCTTACAGACGATAACTTTGCAAGTATTGTAAATGCAGTAGAAGAGGGCAGAATTATATTTGCCAATATCCAAAAGTTTGTTGCATTTTTACTATCATGCAATATTGGTGAAATTTTAATTGTATTCTTTGCTATGCTCCTAGGTATGGAAGAGCCACTAAAGCCTATACATCTATTATGGTTAAACTTAGTTACAGATTCACTTCCTGCATTAGCTTTAGGTGTAGAGCCTGGGGAACCTGGAATTATGGATGAAAAACCAAGATCAAAGGATGATCCAATTATAACTAAAAAAATGGGCGTAGCAATTGTACTTCAATCTTTAGCAATTACAGTGGCTTCACTTTTAGCATTTTATTGTGCTACAAAACTTTATCCAGAATCAATTACTCATTCAAGGACGATTGTATTTGCAACTTTGATAACTAGTGAATTGCTAAGAGCGTTCTCAAGCAGATCTTTTGATAGACCTATTTGGAAAATTGGAATTAAATCAAATATGAAAATGGTATATGCTATCTTAATAAGTTTTTCAATGTTAATAGCAGTGTTATATATTCCATTCCTTCATGATATATTTGATACTTTCCAACTTGGATTTAAGGATTGGGAAATTGTACTATCATTTGCTTTTATACCATTTATCATAGGTGAGTTGGTTAAAGTATTCAGAAATGTTAAATAA
- a CDS encoding sulfatase-like hydrolase/transferase, with the protein MKINRLREFILLFVLILGFITVYAEEIDYTGYDKYLTKLDVESEYKGISKDNSIILLQVDRLTNAYINKKYNDVEILPNINKLLKEEKGTFYFDNFYETSLPASNESEFSVLNSLYPHPNTDSLERNLSKKTRELTKILAEDGYNTKYLFANKLYSPKKIEIAKSQGFKDIYYFGSYNEKLFDRIKTSVEENKNFIYALTDSSSYYEANDDFKLQENNDFASDILYLNYMDKKIGELLNLIEEKNKNVTLIIYGGNGRPIFNSKGSKVEVNNIIESLNVPLIVRTNSTVKSKVFNHRCSEIDVMPSILHLIGSNINTYPMMGQVLFNPNLEKRDLYFQNKLSKGSFLSDNILFVVNKLNVKYQAFNLAENKVIDPKEYLTKSQNAISQIDFSNGLCDLDIMEELLLNYRKKQQMSLPSDKSIMHAGGEIAGLGYSNMQDALDHNYKNGKRFFEVDFEKTKDGRYVCIHSWDGFLKKFFDIDPIKGEKNNYLPFSYSDFMNFKEVHGYKQMDVKDVTNWLNTHKDAYIITDCKGDNKELIQEIINSGFKDLDRIIIQIYKANEYDYVYNKGFKNIIYTLYRRDVSDQTVIDFAKSKKIFAITMNEEKYKTGIGKKLIDNKINVFVHTINYLEDANKLLNEGVKMIYTDTL; encoded by the coding sequence ATGAAAATAAATAGGCTTAGAGAATTTATATTGTTATTCGTATTAATCTTGGGCTTTATTACTGTTTATGCTGAAGAGATTGATTATACAGGTTATGACAAATATTTAACGAAACTAGATGTAGAAAGTGAATATAAGGGTATTTCAAAGGATAATTCTATAATACTATTACAGGTTGATAGGCTTACTAACGCTTATATTAATAAGAAATACAATGATGTTGAAATTTTACCTAATATAAATAAATTATTAAAAGAAGAAAAGGGTACTTTTTACTTCGATAATTTCTACGAGACTTCATTACCTGCAAGTAATGAAAGTGAATTTTCTGTTTTAAATTCACTTTACCCACATCCAAACACAGATAGTCTTGAAAGAAATTTAAGCAAGAAAACAAGAGAGCTTACAAAAATTTTAGCTGAAGATGGATATAATACAAAGTATTTGTTTGCAAATAAATTGTATTCTCCTAAAAAAATTGAAATTGCAAAATCACAAGGTTTTAAAGACATATATTATTTCGGCTCATACAATGAGAAGCTTTTTGATAGGATAAAGACTTCCGTTGAAGAAAATAAAAACTTTATATATGCATTAACAGATTCATCTTCTTATTATGAAGCTAACGATGATTTTAAATTACAAGAAAATAATGATTTTGCATCAGATATCTTGTATTTAAATTATATGGACAAAAAAATTGGAGAGCTGCTTAATTTAATTGAAGAGAAAAATAAAAATGTTACTTTAATTATATATGGAGGTAACGGTAGACCTATATTTAATTCCAAGGGCTCTAAAGTAGAAGTAAATAATATAATTGAAAGCTTAAATGTACCACTTATTGTAAGGACTAATTCGACCGTTAAATCAAAAGTCTTTAATCATAGATGCTCTGAGATTGATGTAATGCCATCTATATTACACCTTATTGGATCAAATATAAACACATACCCTATGATGGGTCAAGTTCTATTTAATCCAAATCTAGAAAAAAGAGACCTTTATTTTCAGAATAAACTATCAAAGGGCTCATTTTTGAGTGATAATATACTATTTGTTGTAAATAAGCTAAACGTCAAATATCAAGCCTTTAATCTTGCTGAGAATAAGGTCATTGATCCAAAAGAATACTTGACGAAGTCTCAAAATGCTATTAGTCAAATTGATTTTTCAAATGGTTTGTGTGATTTGGATATAATGGAAGAGCTTTTATTAAATTACAGAAAAAAACAGCAAATGAGTTTGCCTTCAGATAAGTCAATTATGCATGCAGGAGGAGAGATTGCTGGACTTGGATATTCAAATATGCAGGATGCACTGGATCATAACTATAAGAATGGGAAAAGATTTTTTGAAGTTGATTTTGAAAAAACGAAAGATGGAAGGTATGTCTGCATTCATTCATGGGATGGGTTTTTAAAGAAATTTTTTGATATTGATCCTATTAAAGGAGAAAAAAATAATTATCTACCTTTTTCATATAGTGATTTTATGAATTTTAAAGAGGTTCACGGTTATAAGCAAATGGATGTGAAAGACGTAACTAATTGGTTAAATACTCACAAAGATGCCTATATAATTACAGACTGCAAGGGAGATAATAAAGAACTTATTCAGGAGATAATTAACTCCGGTTTTAAAGATTTAGATAGGATTATTATTCAAATTTATAAAGCTAATGAATATGATTATGTATACAATAAAGGTTTTAAAAATATCATATATACTTTATATAGAAGAGATGTATCAGATCAAACTGTGATTGATTTTGCAAAAAGTAAAAAGATTTTTGCTATAACAATGAATGAAGAAAAATATAAAACAGGTATTGGAAAAAAATTAATAGATAATAAAATAAATGTGTTTGTTCATACAATAAACTATCTAGAAGATGCAAATAAACTCCTAAATGAGGGAGTAAAAATGATTTATACAGATACTTTATAA
- a CDS encoding response regulator transcription factor — translation MRILIVDNDVISSTNLQYSLTQDNYTVDLSASFKEAKHRLSINAFDMILLEPESEGSSDLVLVQKLRSITDIPILVTTKNKDEINKILAFEYGADDYLVKPFNILELKVRIKAILRRVKSADINNDKDITFGNYRLRTVGRTLVRGDEVVSLTGKEFDLLYVLSSKAGTVYSREDLMTEVWGYQYFGDLRSIDVHIRRLREKIEEDSKNPKYIKTKWGIGYYFDNDNAEENNENK, via the coding sequence TTGAGGATTTTAATAGTTGATAATGATGTTATTTCTAGCACAAATCTTCAATATTCATTGACACAGGATAATTATACTGTAGATTTATCTGCTTCCTTTAAAGAGGCCAAGCATAGGCTTTCAATTAATGCTTTTGACATGATTCTTTTGGAGCCAGAAAGCGAAGGTTCATCTGATTTAGTTTTAGTTCAAAAATTAAGGTCAATAACGGATATACCAATTTTAGTAACAACTAAAAATAAAGATGAGATAAACAAAATCTTAGCTTTTGAATATGGTGCTGATGATTATTTAGTAAAGCCATTTAATATTTTGGAATTAAAAGTGAGGATTAAAGCCATCTTAAGAAGAGTTAAGAGTGCTGATATAAATAATGATAAAGATATTACATTTGGCAATTATCGCCTAAGAACAGTTGGTAGGACGCTTGTAAGAGGAGACGAGGTTGTAAGTTTAACAGGAAAAGAGTTTGACTTATTGTATGTCCTTTCTTCAAAAGCTGGTACTGTCTATTCTAGAGAAGATCTAATGACAGAAGTGTGGGGATATCAATACTTTGGTGATTTGCGAAGCATTGATGTTCATATTAGAAGACTGAGAGAAAAAATCGAAGAAGATAGCAAAAATCCTAAGTATATTAAGACAAAATGGGGAATTGGATACTATTTTGATAATGATAATGCAGAGGAAAATAATGAAAATAAATAG
- the selB gene encoding selenocysteine-specific translation elongation factor — translation MKHFIIGTAGHIDHGKTSLIRALTGRNTDRLEEETRRGITIDLGFTYYDDPNTGIRVGIIDVPGHEKFVTNMLSGVHGMDMVLLVIAADEGIMPQTIEHINILDLLGVKEGIVVITKSDMVDKDWLELVVDDVKDQLSESFLKDSPVVVVSSKTNEGIDELKEMISKKSELIEDITSDSPGIIPIDRVFVLKGIGTVITGTQIEGTFEVNQDVFIYPENIESKIRSIQVHGEDTDKSYSSQRVAINLNNVKKDDISRGSVISIKDHLLVSRLIDVKLKVLKDSLFTVKNKSRVRFHVASKETFARVNLLDRDELKPGEECFCQLQLEEEIVARREDKFIIRFFSPVITIGGGEILEVKPKRKRRFREEGIKLLEDKAAEDLSKTALAIIKEHGNEIEFDMFTKSLNVNNEDSFKLVEELEDNGLVVFVNNIIVAKNYIVQKTSDIIEYLEKFHDSNPLNVGVSIEEIRTRFFKGIDTKNQDTLIQLIINDSEIERVGNVIKLTKFVREYTEAQNKQIESIKELMSKEYRTYKKDELGVGMDLIAAIIFDKILVELDGEVLLYSDLLKAQDDLVKLFNSNEKIDVKMLRDALDTNRKTAVALLEYFDSKKVTKRVGDERILIKKGV, via the coding sequence ATGAAACATTTTATAATAGGAACTGCCGGCCATATCGATCATGGTAAGACGAGCTTAATTAGGGCTTTAACAGGTAGGAATACGGACAGGCTGGAAGAAGAAACCAGGAGAGGTATTACCATTGATTTAGGTTTTACCTATTATGATGATCCAAATACTGGAATAAGAGTTGGCATTATCGATGTTCCCGGCCATGAAAAGTTTGTAACCAATATGCTATCTGGTGTACATGGCATGGATATGGTTTTACTCGTAATAGCCGCAGATGAAGGAATTATGCCTCAAACGATTGAGCATATCAATATTTTAGATTTATTAGGAGTAAAAGAGGGAATCGTTGTAATAACCAAGTCTGATATGGTAGATAAAGACTGGCTAGAATTAGTTGTTGATGATGTTAAAGACCAACTTTCAGAGTCCTTTCTAAAAGATTCACCAGTAGTTGTGGTTAGTTCGAAAACTAATGAAGGCATTGATGAGCTTAAAGAAATGATATCTAAAAAATCTGAGCTTATCGAAGATATTACATCTGACTCTCCAGGAATTATCCCAATAGACAGGGTATTTGTCCTAAAAGGTATTGGTACAGTTATTACGGGAACTCAAATTGAAGGAACTTTTGAAGTAAACCAAGATGTGTTTATTTATCCGGAAAATATTGAGAGCAAGATTCGCTCAATTCAAGTTCATGGTGAAGATACTGATAAGAGTTATAGCTCTCAAAGAGTTGCTATAAATTTAAATAATGTTAAAAAAGATGATATTAGTAGAGGGTCAGTAATATCTATTAAAGATCATTTGCTTGTGAGCAGGTTGATTGATGTTAAGCTGAAGGTCTTAAAAGATTCTTTATTTACTGTAAAAAATAAATCCAGAGTTAGATTTCATGTAGCAAGCAAGGAAACTTTTGCTAGAGTAAATCTCTTAGATAGGGATGAACTAAAGCCTGGAGAAGAATGCTTTTGCCAATTGCAACTTGAAGAAGAAATTGTTGCAAGAAGAGAAGATAAATTTATAATAAGATTTTTTAGCCCTGTAATTACTATAGGCGGCGGAGAAATTCTTGAAGTAAAGCCTAAGAGAAAACGTAGATTTAGAGAAGAAGGCATTAAGTTACTTGAAGATAAAGCAGCTGAAGATTTATCTAAAACTGCTCTTGCTATTATCAAAGAGCATGGAAACGAAATAGAATTTGATATGTTTACGAAATCTCTAAATGTTAACAATGAAGATTCCTTCAAGCTTGTAGAAGAACTGGAAGATAATGGTTTAGTTGTTTTTGTAAATAATATAATAGTTGCAAAGAACTATATTGTTCAAAAAACTAGTGATATTATAGAGTATCTTGAAAAATTCCATGATAGCAATCCTCTAAATGTCGGTGTTTCAATTGAGGAAATTAGGACAAGATTTTTTAAGGGAATTGATACAAAAAATCAAGATACTCTAATTCAATTAATTATTAATGACTCTGAGATTGAAAGAGTGGGCAATGTTATAAAATTAACTAAGTTTGTTCGTGAATATACTGAGGCTCAAAATAAGCAAATTGAGTCTATAAAAGAACTAATGTCTAAAGAATATAGGACTTATAAAAAAGATGAGCTGGGAGTTGGTATGGATTTAATTGCCGCTATTATTTTCGATAAAATATTAGTGGAATTAGATGGAGAAGTATTGTTATACTCTGATCTTTTAAAAGCTCAGGATGATTTAGTAAAATTATTCAATAGCAATGAAAAGATTGATGTAAAAATGCTTCGTGATGCACTTGATACAAACAGGAAGACAGCTGTAGCTTTATTGGAATATTTTGATTCAAAGAAAGTTACAAAAAGAGTTGGTGATGAAAGAATTCTTATAAAGAAGGGGGTATAG
- the selA gene encoding L-seryl-tRNA(Sec) selenium transferase codes for MYRLIPKMDDILENNQVKKLSDQYSVEFVKSIINDRLDGIRNMIKNNKGEDKIKAEIRNLEADIVNDCNNYLAPRLRRLVNATGTVIHTNLGRSVISERMAKSLVDILTHYSNLEYDIHTGKRGLRYTNIEELITNITGTEAALVVNNNAAAVFLVLSEFAKGGEAIISRGELIEIGGSFRIPDVMEFSGCKLKEIGTTNKTHLYDYERAINEDTKVILKVHTSNYKVVGFTEGVSSTELKELADKYNLPLIEDLGSGVFVDLEKYGLMHEPTVMDSINAGIDIITFSGDKLLGGPQAGIIVGKKKYIDALKKNPMTRALRVDKMTLKLLEEVLKEYIDRDKAHKNIPTLNMLTLPIDELKKRSTDIKNKIDALKFEGLQANICEDYSEVGGGSLPTEKLPTFVVQISASNISEHKIDEFMRNYKIGIVGRVNDGKYIIDPRTLLDNDIEIICKAFEDMRDRL; via the coding sequence ATGTATAGGTTGATTCCAAAAATGGATGATATTCTTGAAAATAATCAAGTAAAAAAACTATCTGATCAATATTCAGTTGAGTTTGTCAAATCGATAATAAATGATAGACTTGATGGAATTAGAAATATGATCAAGAATAACAAAGGTGAGGATAAGATAAAAGCCGAGATTAGAAATTTAGAAGCAGATATTGTAAATGATTGCAACAATTATTTGGCTCCAAGACTTAGAAGGCTTGTAAACGCAACAGGAACAGTAATTCATACTAATTTAGGTAGGTCTGTTATAAGTGAGAGGATGGCGAAATCTTTAGTTGATATATTAACTCACTATTCTAATCTTGAGTACGATATTCATACTGGTAAACGAGGATTAAGGTATACCAATATCGAAGAGCTTATTACAAATATTACTGGTACAGAAGCTGCATTGGTCGTTAATAATAATGCTGCGGCTGTATTTTTAGTCTTGTCTGAATTCGCTAAAGGCGGAGAAGCCATAATTAGTCGTGGTGAGCTAATTGAGATTGGTGGATCTTTTAGAATTCCTGATGTAATGGAATTTAGTGGATGTAAACTTAAAGAAATTGGAACAACTAACAAAACTCATTTATATGATTACGAAAGAGCAATAAACGAAGATACAAAAGTTATCTTAAAAGTTCATACTTCTAACTACAAGGTAGTTGGATTTACTGAAGGTGTATCTTCAACTGAGCTAAAAGAATTAGCTGATAAATATAATCTGCCATTAATAGAAGATTTAGGTAGTGGTGTATTTGTAGATTTAGAAAAATATGGATTGATGCATGAGCCGACTGTAATGGATTCTATAAATGCTGGAATTGATATCATTACGTTTAGTGGTGACAAATTACTTGGTGGTCCACAGGCTGGTATAATTGTTGGAAAGAAAAAATATATTGACGCTTTAAAAAAGAATCCTATGACCAGAGCTCTAAGAGTTGATAAGATGACTTTAAAACTTTTAGAAGAGGTATTGAAAGAATATATTGATAGGGATAAGGCTCATAAAAATATTCCAACATTAAATATGCTTACTTTACCAATTGATGAATTAAAGAAAAGATCTACAGATATTAAGAATAAGATTGATGCTTTAAAATTCGAAGGATTACAAGCAAATATTTGTGAGGATTACAGTGAAGTTGGTGGCGGAAGTCTTCCAACTGAAAAATTGCCAACATTTGTAGTTCAAATTTCAGCATCAAATATATCTGAACATAAAATTGATGAATTCATGAGAAACTATAAAATTGGAATTGTTGGACGAGTTAATGATGGCAAATATATTATAGATCCTAGAACGTTGTTGGATAATGATATTGAAATTATTTGCAAGGCTTTCGAGGATATGAGGGATAGATTATGA
- the selD gene encoding selenide, water dikinase SelD yields the protein MSKFDVKLTSYAKTSGUAAKVGPDILAQVLSGINKNMINDNRLVVGIETSDDAAVYDLQNGEYLITTLDFFTPIVDDPYLFGQIAAANSLSDVYAMGGYPKMAMNIVCFPSCLDPEILAEILHGGYDKIMEANCLVVGGHTVQDDEPKYGLSVNGFCKKEDLITNSGAKVGDILIMTKPIGAGIINTAIKGGIASESDIEEAVKSMSTLNEFGLNAIRKGGGANALTDITGFGIGGHLIEMMEGADLSCNLYADDLNVMTSARTFASMGLVPKGAYDNKKYFSNRYESLYTDTTDDLVFDPETSGGLLIATEEKNVKEILKVLNDSPYKGSVIGEVIPKSDKRIYLK from the coding sequence ATGAGTAAATTTGATGTAAAACTAACTTCATATGCTAAGACTAGCGGATGAGCTGCTAAGGTCGGACCAGACATTCTCGCTCAGGTTTTGAGCGGTATAAATAAAAACATGATTAATGACAATAGACTTGTCGTTGGCATTGAAACATCGGATGATGCTGCCGTATATGATTTACAAAACGGGGAATATTTAATCACGACGCTTGATTTTTTCACACCAATAGTTGATGACCCATATTTGTTTGGTCAAATTGCTGCAGCAAACTCTTTAAGTGACGTCTATGCGATGGGTGGATATCCTAAGATGGCTATGAATATAGTTTGTTTTCCATCTTGTTTAGACCCAGAAATTTTAGCAGAAATTTTACATGGTGGTTATGACAAGATTATGGAAGCTAACTGCTTGGTTGTTGGTGGACATACGGTTCAAGATGATGAGCCAAAATATGGACTTAGTGTTAATGGTTTTTGTAAAAAAGAAGACTTAATTACTAATAGCGGTGCAAAAGTTGGTGATATATTAATTATGACTAAACCAATTGGTGCTGGTATTATCAATACGGCCATCAAGGGTGGAATTGCTAGCGAGTCAGATATTGAAGAAGCAGTAAAGTCCATGAGCACCTTAAATGAATTTGGATTAAATGCTATAAGAAAAGGCGGAGGAGCAAATGCTCTTACTGATATAACAGGTTTTGGTATTGGTGGTCACTTAATAGAAATGATGGAGGGAGCAGATTTATCCTGCAACCTTTACGCTGATGATTTAAATGTTATGACTTCTGCCAGAACCTTTGCAAGCATGGGACTGGTTCCTAAGGGAGCTTACGATAATAAGAAATATTTTTCAAATCGCTATGAATCTTTATACACAGATACAACTGATGATTTGGTTTTTGATCCTGAGACAAGTGGTGGTCTTTTAATTGCAACGGAAGAAAAAAATGTTAAAGAGATTTTGAAGGTTTTAAATGATTCACCATACAAGGGTTCAGTAATTGGTGAAGTCATACCAAAATCTGATAAGAGGATTTATTTAAAATAA
- a CDS encoding ComEA family DNA-binding protein — protein MKRLFILLLCFLFISCSNQEDLSEYDLKLNLNDNKSVDSVSDNENSKIFVHITGEVLRSGVYEMESGSRVIDLVNEAGGFTVDANQEAVNLAEKLRDGSKVYIPNKDDKVNIKSLSSSSSDSEVIVDLNTGSKEELMKLPSVGEKTADSIIKYREENEFKDFNDLLKVPGIGKKKLESFKGMISIGGNIYE, from the coding sequence ATGAAGAGGTTATTTATTTTATTATTATGTTTTCTTTTTATTTCTTGTTCTAATCAAGAAGACCTAAGCGAATATGATTTAAAACTTAATTTAAATGATAACAAATCTGTAGATTCTGTATCCGATAATGAAAACTCTAAAATTTTTGTCCATATTACCGGAGAAGTTTTAAGGAGTGGTGTTTATGAAATGGAGTCTGGTTCAAGAGTAATAGATCTTGTCAATGAAGCAGGAGGATTTACTGTTGATGCCAATCAAGAGGCAGTGAATTTAGCTGAAAAATTAAGAGATGGAAGTAAAGTTTACATTCCAAATAAGGATGACAAGGTAAATATAAAAAGCCTTTCGTCAAGCTCATCGGATAGTGAAGTTATTGTTGACTTAAATACTGGGTCCAAAGAAGAGCTTATGAAACTTCCGTCAGTTGGCGAAAAAACTGCTGATTCAATTATTAAATATAGGGAAGAGAATGAATTTAAAGATTTTAATGACCTTTTAAAGGTTCCGGGTATAGGAAAGAAAAAACTAGAGTCTTTTAAAGGTATGATTTCAATAGGAGGAAATATTTATGAGTAA